One genomic segment of Amycolatopsis sp. Hca4 includes these proteins:
- a CDS encoding alpha/beta family hydrolase — protein sequence MTAVPIETAYGPARVYLHCAEEGDAVLMLGHGAGGGLGAKDLVAVTRAARDAGVHVALVEQPYKVAGRRAPAPANQLDTAWLTVADELSERFDGLPFVFGGRSSGARVACRTASAGQAVAVLCLAFPEHPPGRPEKTRQPEFDAVEVPTLVIQGERDPFGRPKPGPHQELVLVDGDHSLGKDLETVSRAATEWLSRVLRPLA from the coding sequence ATGACGGCCGTCCCGATCGAGACCGCCTACGGCCCGGCGCGGGTGTACCTGCACTGCGCCGAAGAGGGCGACGCGGTGCTGATGCTCGGCCACGGCGCGGGCGGCGGCCTGGGCGCGAAGGACCTGGTCGCGGTGACGCGCGCGGCCCGGGACGCGGGCGTGCACGTGGCGCTGGTCGAGCAGCCGTACAAGGTGGCGGGCCGCCGCGCACCGGCCCCGGCGAACCAGCTGGACACGGCGTGGCTGACGGTGGCGGACGAGCTGTCGGAGCGCTTCGACGGCCTGCCGTTCGTGTTCGGCGGCCGTTCGTCGGGCGCGCGCGTGGCCTGCCGGACGGCATCGGCCGGGCAGGCGGTGGCGGTGCTCTGCCTGGCGTTCCCGGAGCACCCACCGGGGCGGCCGGAGAAGACGCGTCAGCCGGAGTTCGACGCGGTCGAGGTGCCGACGTTGGTGATCCAGGGGGAGCGGGATCCGTTCGGGCGGCCGAAGCCGGGGCCGCACCAGGAGCTGGTGCTGGTGGACGGGGACCACAGCCTGGGCAAGGACCTGGAGACGGTCTCGCGGGCGGCGACGGAGTGGCTTTCGCGGGTGCTGCGGCCGCTGGCCTGA